The Neomonachus schauinslandi chromosome 11, ASM220157v2, whole genome shotgun sequence genome contains a region encoding:
- the TIMM10 gene encoding mitochondrial import inner membrane translocase subunit Tim10, translating into MDPLRAQQLAAELEVEMMADMYNRMTSACHRKCVPPHYKEAELSKGESVCLDRCVSKYLDIHERMGKKLTELSMQDEELMKRVQQSSGPV; encoded by the exons ATGGATCCGCTCAGGGCCCAGCAGTTGGCTGCGGAGCTGGAGGTAGAGATGATGGCTGATATGTACAACAG aaTGACCAGTGCCTGCCACCGGAAGTGCGTGCCTCCCCACTACAAGGAAGCAGAACTGTCCAAGGGCGAGTCTGTGTGCCTGGACCGCTGTGTCTCCAAGTACCTCGACATCCATGAGCGGATGGGCAAGAAGTTGACAGAGTTGTCTATGCAGGATGAAGAGCTGATGAAGAGGGTGCAGCAGAGCTCTGGGCCCGTGTGA